The Micromonospora sp. NBC_00421 genome contains a region encoding:
- a CDS encoding acyl-CoA carboxylase subunit epsilon — protein MSAEEPLFRIVRGIPTVEELAALVGAIALRSRPAGTPGPVTRSEWACSARPVGVAPVTGRGAWRASGLPR, from the coding sequence ATGTCTGCCGAAGAGCCGCTGTTCCGGATCGTCCGGGGGATCCCGACCGTCGAGGAACTTGCCGCACTGGTGGGCGCGATCGCGCTCCGTTCCCGGCCCGCCGGCACACCCGGGCCGGTGACGAGGTCCGAGTGGGCCTGCAGCGCCCGTCCGGTCGGCGTCGCCCCGGTGACCGGTCGCGGTGCCTGGCGCGCCTCCGGCCTGCCCCGCTGA